The Salvelinus namaycush isolate Seneca chromosome 8, SaNama_1.0, whole genome shotgun sequence genome has a segment encoding these proteins:
- the LOC120051699 gene encoding NACHT, LRR and PYD domains-containing protein 1 homolog, which yields MQYTQGGPFLDITMELGELEEAHLPHFVCLGTNPSLRNEMKILHVEEHGVSLEEVHEVTRFHAKILHPKFSAISVILSYIFSWNIDVHCDVVLYLAVKRSTVISRLYLLLRNSSQKEAVQEREKNQVSKGYSELVLSSPNGSLKLNSWFALKNPLSKSINPEKIQLLPADTTPSCCKMIMRNTGVDIEMELIGDDERTVWSEMVPIDEYITETHSTSAVLGAGGPAESSLTGFAEKQLRSVRTEFVKRVSGPVLDGLLDRLLQHTVINQEEMESVKVIAKRAEKAGVIIDMVTGKGNESSSRMVILLVELDPYLCTELQINSVGVPT from the exons ATGCAGTACACACAAGGTGGTCCATTCCTGGACATCACTATGGAGTTAGGTGAACTGGAGGAAGCTCATCTGCCACACTTTGTCTGTTTAG GGACCAACCCTTCCCTGAGGAATGAGATGAAGATTCTTCATGTAGAGGAACATGGAGTGTCTTTAGAGGAAGTGCATGAGGTCACCAGATTCCATGCTAAGATTCTCCATCCCAAGTTCTCAGCTATCTCTGTTATACTGAGCTATATCTTTTCTTGGAACATAGATGTCCACTGTGACGTGGTCCTCTATTTGGCAGTAAAAAGGTCAACAGTAATTTCAAGGCTGTACCTGCTCCTCAGAAACTCCAGTCAGAAAGAG GCTGTTCAGGAACGGGAGAAAAATCAGGTGTCCAAAGGATATTCAGAATTGGTCCTGTCAAGTCCAAACGGGTCCTTAAAGCTGAACAGTTGGTTTGCACTCAAGAATCCCCTCTCCAAGTCCATCAATCCAGAG AAGATTCAGCTGTTACCTGCAGACACCACACCAAGCTGTTGTAAGATGATCATGAGAAACACAGGGGTTGACATTGAGATGGAGTTAATCGGGGATGATGAGAGGACAGTATGGAGTGAGATGGTACCAATAG ATGAATACATCACTGAAACCCATTCAACTA GTGCTGTGTTGGGGGCAGGAGGTCCGGctgagagcagtctgactggttTTGCAGAGAAGCAGCTGCGTTCTGTACGGACAGAGTTTGTGAAACGAGTATCAGGACCTGTCCTGGATGGTCTGCTGGACAGACTCCTGCAACACACAGTCATCAACCAGGAGGAAATGGAGTCAGTGAAGGTGATAGCTAAGAGGGCAGAGAAGGCAGGTGTCATCATCGACATGGTGACGGGAAAAGGAAATGAGTCAAGTTCCAGGATGGTCATCCTTCTAGTGGAGCTGGACCCCTATCTTTGCACAGAGCTTCAGatcaacagtgttggggtaccaacctaa